CTGTTCATCTTTGAAAATGGATAAGCTGCACTAGATTTCATGATTTGAGTAGTATCAATAATTTGTTTTTCCTTCTTAAACTCATCAAAACCATAACTTTCAAGCTGTGTAAATTTTGCACTCGTAAAATCACCATATCGAACGAACATATTCATAACAGAATCTTGTTTTATTTCTAATGTTGAATCAATCGAAATCTGATTTGCTTGAAAATCATCTTGACTTTTTCTAAAAAACAAATAAATAGGTTTGGCAACTGTTTCATAAGACGTTGTTCCAACTCTCTTTTGTAGTCCATTTTTTACCAAAAAAGTATTGGGAGCAGTTTGATAAATAGGCGAAATATGTTGATAGTTTTTGAGCCATAATTTTCCTTCTTTAAAAATAATTTCTTTACCCAAACCATAATTTCCTAACAAGTCTTTTGCATTTTGTGGCAGATTATACGGATTTGGGATAGGTTTAGTAATTTCTTCAAACTGCTTAAAACGCTGTCCATATTTTTTGATATAACTAAAACTACTCTTCAAAACACTTTCTTCATACGCCATTTTATAGGCAATATCAAAAGCCTTATCTGTGCTTGTAGAATCATAAGAAGAAACAAAAACATCTGGTTTTACTTCACTTTTTTCTGTTGTTTTAATCTCCATATCTGGAATATTGAGCCAACTATACGCACTTGTCCCTATTCGCTTTGTAATTATTGGTTGTCCCTTTGTTGGCTCTCCTATCACAATAGCATTTCTATGCTTTTGCAAAACCTGTACAATCCATTCGGCAGCGTCAGAAGTATTTTTATCTGTCAGAATATAAATTGGACGCTCAAAATATCGAAGTGTATAGTATTTTTCATAATTTTTATCAACTTCTAAAGGATAACCTGAATGATACCAATAATTATCTCTCTTAAAAAATGGTTTTACTTCTTCTGTTTTGGTAGTTAATGAAACAGTAGGATTCTCATAACTTTTACGGCGTGGTTTTCCACTATCTTTTAAGTATTCTCTTGTATGAAAAACTTTTGCAGTTCCTAAATTGTAAGTAGTATCTGGTCGTAAAAAACGCTCTACAAACCAAATAGGAACACTCATCTCATTTACTTCTTTGTCTTTTGTAAAAAACTTACTTTCAGATTCTAATACAAAACTTCCTCTCAAGTCTAAAATCAATGCATCTGTAAATAAAAACTCCTCTATCAAATCTTTCATAAAACTCTCATTGACATAATTAGCAGAAGGCAAAAATGAACACTTTAAATAGCCAATATTTCCTTCTAAAATTTCTTTTTTATCAAAACCATTTCCTAAATAATCTAAATTGAGTTTTTTGTCATTATAAGCTCCTCTAGTCCAATTATAACTTACTTTTCGTCTTGCTCTTTTCAAACCTCTCTTTCTGCTTAAACTTTTACCTTGAGCCACCCTTTTATTAAATCTTTTCTCACTTCCCAAAAATCCATATCTCCAACGCCAGAATAAACCTCTATTATATATATAATGAGTTTCTTCATCTGATTTGTATTTTTT
This is a stretch of genomic DNA from Bernardetia sp. MNP-M8. It encodes these proteins:
- a CDS encoding S41 family peptidase, with product MYSFQSKLSFLLSILFLFIFSTSVLAQRKPERIIEKEEVEKFKTTLDSALCLYTTDSLYRKPILEIGNNPFLDSLIEYNLQEYAFYLNNYWYELDKNTVLSLENTAPQEGFMMDGNNGKFGFHRKSSLCNCGREHEWHWGYWRNERKKYKSDEETHYIYNRGLFWRWRYGFLGSEKRFNKRVAQGKSLSRKRGLKRARRKVSYNWTRGAYNDKKLNLDYLGNGFDKKEILEGNIGYLKCSFLPSANYVNESFMKDLIEEFLFTDALILDLRGSFVLESESKFFTKDKEVNEMSVPIWFVERFLRPDTTYNLGTAKVFHTREYLKDSGKPRRKSYENPTVSLTTKTEEVKPFFKRDNYWYHSGYPLEVDKNYEKYYTLRYFERPIYILTDKNTSDAAEWIVQVLQKHRNAIVIGEPTKGQPIITKRIGTSAYSWLNIPDMEIKTTEKSEVKPDVFVSSYDSTSTDKAFDIAYKMAYEESVLKSSFSYIKKYGQRFKQFEEITKPIPNPYNLPQNAKDLLGNYGLGKEIIFKEGKLWLKNYQHISPIYQTAPNTFLVKNGLQKRVGTTSYETVAKPIYLFFRKSQDDFQANQISIDSTLEIKQDSVMNMFVRYGDFTSAKFTQLESYGFDEFKKEKQIIDTTQIMKSSAAYPFSKMNRNEKQALFEGFTMQRNLFEAFPNFNFKLISENEIVKENLENKLTIFVFWSPTSTTSIEAIPKLNEMIETYSENNITFYGFTENKKKEVEEFLIGTPFYADIIPTSNSIFEDLYIPTTNEPFIMILNKEGKVIFGEELNGIDNEKTFEKMEYILSNQILK